Sequence from the Natronomonas marina genome:
CTCCACCTCGTGTTCGTGGTGGGTATGGCAGTGCGGACAGTACGTGTTGAACCGGCGTGGCATCTCCATAGTTACCGACCGATAACGCGTCGTGGGTTAAAACGGGTTTGGTTTCACCGCCGGGGACGGCCGCCGGCACCCGACGGTGTGGCACCCGAAGACACTTCATGACGGGTGGTGACGGCTGCACCGTGTCGAGACCGACTGCCCTCCCGGCGCTGGCGCTCGTCGCCCTCCTCCTCGCGGCCGGTAGCGGGGTCGCGGCGCCACCGCCAACCCCCGTCTGTGAGATATGCGGGGAAGCCTTCCACGAGAACGTCACCGCGACCGACGCGACGCTTCAGGTCCGCGAGGACGGCGACGTCCGCTGGCGCGTCGAGAACGAACTGACCGAACCGACCGCCGGCGAGTGGCGCGAGAACCCCGGGCGAGCCGAAACCCGGGTCGAGGACGCCCTCGACAACCGGTTCAGGCCGCCGGTGAACCCCACCGACCCGACCGTCGAGATCGAGGACGGCACGCTCACCATCGAGTTCGTCGACCGCGGCGCCGCCCGACAGCGCCTCGGCCTGCTCGTGGTGCCGTACCTCAACGGCGAGGGGAGTACGACCAACTACGTCATCAACGCTGACGAGTTCGTCGTCGCGGCACCCGACGGACAGCGAATCGTCAACGAGCCGTCCGGCGCGACCGTCGAGGACGGGCGGGCCGTCTGGACCGGCGTGGCGGCGACCGACGGGGACGACGAGCGCAGCGCCGCCTGGCAGGCGCCCGAACCGGGCGAAACCTACGTCGTCGCCGGGTCGGGACCGACGGCCGGCGCCCGGAGCGCGGTCGTGACGACGCTGGAACCGCTCGACCCTGGACTGTACGGGCGGTACGCGCTGGGGCTGCTGTTCGTGGTGCTTGCGACCTACGGAATCTACCGGCTCGAGGGGACCCGGCTCCCCCGGCGGTCGGTCGCCGGCGGCATCGCGCTGACCGTGGTCCCGTACGTCGCCGCCGTCGCGGCGATTCATCCGTGGTGGCCCCGCGGCCTCGGCGCGCTCGTCTTTTGGCCGCTGCTCGGCCTCGCGATCGTCCTGCTGCCGGCCGTCGGTGGTGGCGTGCTGTACGCGCGGGCGGCGGCCGCCGACCGCCCCGCGAGGTGAACCGCAAGGCGAACGACCGCGCCCGTCGCGTTCCCGCCCTTCGAAGCGCTTAACCCGGACTCCGCCGAAGGCCCGCCCATGCAGCGGCTCATCATCCACGGGGACCCCGGCATCCGGAAGGACGCCGTCATCGAGTACGACGGCGAGGAGTACGTCTGCTTCGGCGTCTCCCGGCAGGGCGAGTGGCACGGCCCCGACCGGCCCCAGCTGTGGTGTACCATCGGCAAGGAGGAGGAACGCGAGGACTTCGAGCGGCGCAACTTCGTCCCGATGCACATGCCGGTCGACGACGTCGACGCCGACGCCATCGAGGTCCTGAAGGCGTCCGGCGACCTGGCAGTATGAGCGCGCCCGGCGGTCGGGCGACCCCGACGCTTCTCCGGTCCGGTCTCGGAATCGCGGTACTCGGCGTCCTCGCCGGCGCCCTCTCGACGGTCGGGGGGTTCCTGCCGCTCCTGCTCGAAGGCCCGCCGGGTCGGATTCGCTCGGCCGCCGCCGCCCTCTCCGTGGTCCTGTTCCTCGTCGCGCCGGTCGGCGTGCTCCTCGTCGGCTACTGGACCGGCCGTCGCCTCGACGTCGGCGAGACGTGGGCCCGCGTGGCCGGGACGTTCGGGGTCGTCGGCGCCGTCGCGTCGTTCGCGGCGGCGTTCCTCGTCACGACGTTTGCGCCGGTCGCCCCGATGCGGGGCCCCGGCGGCGGTGGCAGTGCCGTCGCCGTCAACTCGGTCCTGCGCGGGGTTCGCTTCGCGCTCGCCGGCCTGGCCGGCGCCGCCGTCGCGCAGTTCCGCGCCGGCTAGGGGGACCGACCCCCGTGTCAACGCGACCCTCGGAAGACGTATACGTCCCCTCCCCCTCGCTCTACTCGCAATGGCAAACGGCACGGTTGACTTCTTCAACGACACTGGCGGTTACGGTTTCATCTCGACTGACGACGCTGACGAGGACGTGTTCTTCCACATGGAGGACGTCGGCGGCCCGGACCTCGAGGAAGGACAGGACATCGACTTCGACATCGAGCAGGCCCCCAAGGGCCCCCGCGCGACGAACGTCGTTCGTAACTAACTGCGGATACGGTCGGCCGCGGTCGCGCGACCGATTTCGTTCTCAGTTTTCGGACAGCAGAACACCGACGAGTCACGACGCCGCACGGGATTCCCGATTGCGACTCCGGTCCCGAACCGACGCCGTAGCGGACGCCTCCGTCCGTTCCGGCCGGCGCCCATCGAAAGATTAAAATTCGAAAATATAGAAGCAGGAATAAATGAGGCGTCGAAGGCTGCTCCAGGGGTCAATAGGGGTCGTCGGTGCCCTTGCGGGATGTGTCGACCGTTTCACTCCCGGTGCAGGCTCGGATGCTCGCGCCTGCCCGTCGACGGTCCCACGGGTCGAGAACGCGGACTACGACGGCGAGTTCGAGATGAACTGTCATCGCCCGGGCGGGTCGACGCCCGACGGGTCGGGGACGGCGCTGACCGCCGACGACCGGTCGGCGTCGCTTCCGGACGCGGACATCGCGTTCACGCTGACCAACGGTCGGGACCGCCACTTCGACACGAACTTCTACGACTGGAGTCTCCAGAAACGCGCCGACGGCGAGTGGCACGGCGTGGTCGCCAGACGGGTGCCCGCGGACTCCGAATCGTCGCTCGCCCCCGGTGACTCGCACGCGTGGTCGGTCTCGATACGCAACGAGGACCTCGGGCAGCCGGTCGAGCCCGTCGAGGCCGACGAGTCGCCGTCCCTGCGGGCTCTCGGTGCTGGAACGTACGCCTTCGTCGTCGCCGGCTCCTACGGCGAGGCGGGCCGGTCGATACGGGACAACCAGCCGTCGGTGGGCTACGCGAGGCCGTTCGAACTGGATGGTGACTCCCTCGAGTTGGTTCCGACGGAGGCCGTCGAGGACGCGACGCGCGACGGCGACACCGTCACGGTGTCCGTCGGCGTCGACGACCCCGAAACCATCACCGTCGAGCGAGGGGTGGACCCGTCGACGCCGGACGACGGCCGCCACACCACCCTCATCACCGAGACGGTCTACGGCCGCCCCACGCTCCGGAACGTCCTGGCACACTTCGAGGAGGGCGTCGAACGGGTCCGGCTTCGCACCGGCGCCACCGCCGGGTCGAGACTGCGCCGGGGCACCACGTTCTCGTACCGGGGAACGACGTACGGCGTGACGAACCGCGAGTGAGCGGCCGCCGTCCCGCTACTGCACCGCCCGCGTCGCCTCGCGCATGATTCCGATGGCCTCCTTCAGCGTCTCCATCCCCACCGCGTAGGAGATGCGGGCGTGGCCGGCGCCGTGGTCGCCGAACGCCTCGCCGGGGACGACGACCACGCCGCGGTCGATGACCTCGTCGACCCAGCCGTCGGGGACGCGGGGCATCGCGTAGAAGGCGCCCTTCGGCGTCGGCACCTCCAGCCCCATGTCCTCGAGGCCGTCCAGCAGGACGTCGCGGCGCTGTTCGAACGCCTCGCGCATCTTCGCGGTGTGGTCCTGCGGGCCGGTCAGGGCCGCCTCGGCGGCGTACTGGGCCGGCGCGGAGGCACACGCCTGGACGTACTGGTGGACCCGGAGCATGCGCTCGATGCGCTCGTGGGAGCCCGTCACCCAGCCGAGCCGCCAGCCGGTCATCGAGTAGGCCTTCGAGGCGGCGTTGACGACGACGACGTTGTCGGAGTCGGCGTAGCTCATCGGCG
This genomic interval carries:
- a CDS encoding cold-shock protein, producing MANGTVDFFNDTGGYGFISTDDADEDVFFHMEDVGGPDLEEGQDIDFDIEQAPKGPRATNVVRN
- a CDS encoding HAH_0734 family protein: MQRLIIHGDPGIRKDAVIEYDGEEYVCFGVSRQGEWHGPDRPQLWCTIGKEEEREDFERRNFVPMHMPVDDVDADAIEVLKASGDLAV